From one Eucalyptus grandis isolate ANBG69807.140 chromosome 9, ASM1654582v1, whole genome shotgun sequence genomic stretch:
- the LOC120288387 gene encoding disease resistance protein RGA2-like, which produces MAEAVLFNLATEILKLAGSNTFSEIQLVRGARDELDSLKDTVKTIRAVLLDAEKQQWHNHQVKLWLERLRDVLYDVYELLDDVATEDLRQKVMPGNKMSKVVRVFFSKSNQLVHRLKVANEIQKLRKRLNRIANDKKFHLEQHLSEETMAIVRGKKLEISTPDEQIIGRKKDKEKIKQLLFNSFCSDTVSFVSIVGKGGLGKTALARLVYNDGEVEKHFDLKMWVCVSDVFDVNLIIKEILKSANCQDHENKPLDQLQRLLHETLGKEKYLLVLDDME; this is translated from the coding sequence ATGGCAGAAGCAGTGCTTTTCAACCTCGCCACCGAGATACTGAAACTCGCTGGTTCCAATACCTTTTCAGAGATCCAACTTGTACGAGGCGCAAGGGATGAGCTCGACAGTCTTAAGGACACTGTCAAGACCATCCGAGCTGTACTTTTGGATGCTGAGAAGCAGCAATGGCACAACCACCAGGTCAAGCTCTGGCTCGAGAGACTCAGGGACGTGCTGTACGACGTATATGAATTGCTCGACGATGTCGCAACCGAAGATCTGAGGCAGAAGGTCATGCCCGGCAACAAGATGTCGAAAGTGGTACGCGTTTTCTTCTCTAAATCGAATCAGCTTGTACACCGCCTCAAAGTGGCTAATGAGATTCAGAAACTTAGGAAGAGACTGAATCGGATTGCAAATGATAAGAAGTTCCATTTAGAGCAGCATCTGAGTGAGGAAACAATGGCCATTGTGAGAGGAAAGAAACTTGAAATTTCCACACCTGACGAACAAATAATTGGTAGgaaaaaggacaaagaaaagatcaaacaaCTTTTGTTTAATTCCTTCTGTAGCGATACGGTGTCATTTGTTTCCATCGTTGGTAAAGGAGGTCTTGGAAAAACCGCACTTGCACGACTAGTGTACAACGACGGGGAGGTGGAAAAACATTTCGATCTTAAGATGTGGGTGTGTGTATCTGATGTCTTTGATGTGAATTTGATTATCAAAGAAATTCTTAAATCAGCGAATTGTCAAGATCACGAGAATAAGCCCTTAGACCAATTGCAGAGACTTCTTCATGAGACTCTAGGCAAGGAGAAATATTTGCTTGTTTTGGATGACATGGAATGA